NNNNNNNNNNNNNNNNNNNNNNNNNNNNNNNNNNNNNNNNNNNNNNNNNNNNNNNNNNNNNNNNNNNNNNNNNNNNNNNNNNNNNNNNNNNNNNNNNNNNNNNNNNNNNNNNNNNNNNNNNNNNNNNNNNNNNNNNNNNNNNNNNNNNNNNNNNNNNNNNNNNNNNNNNNNNNNNNNNNNNNNNNNNNNNNNNNNNNNNNNNNNNNNNNNNNNNNNNNNNNNNNNNNNNNNNNNNNNNNNNNNNNNNNNNNNNNNNNNNNNNNNNNNNNNNNNNNNNNNNNNNNNNNNNNNNNNNNNNNNNNNNNNNNNNNNNNNNNNNNNNNNNNNNNNNNNNNNNNNNNNNNNNNNNNNNNNNNNNNNNNNNNNNNNNNNNNNNNNNNNNNNNNNNNNNNNNNNNNNNNNNNNNNNNNNNNNNNNNNNNNNNNNNNNNNNNNNNNNNNNNNNNNNNNNNNNNNNNNNNNNNNNNNNNNNNNNNNNNNNNNNNNNNNNNNNNNNNNNNNNNNNNNNNNNNNNNNNNNNNNNNNNNNNNNNNNNNNNNNNNNNNNNNNNNNNNNNNNNNNNNNNNNNNNNNNNNNNNNNNNNNNNNNNNNNNNNNNNNNNNNNNNNNNNNNNNNNNNNNNNNNNNNNNNNNNNNNNNNNNNNNNNNNNNNNNNNNNNNNNNNNNNNNNNNNNNNNNNNNNNNNNNNNTTTCTGCTTGAAAAactattgagaaaaaaaaaaaaaaaaaaaaaacaaatcattgcaTGATCGTCTAGGACTAATTTAAACCCAACAAAATGATGTGGGACAAATTAGTATTTAACCAACTTTAAATCACAACTTATTGATATGTAGTTAATGTTTTATAGAAATTATACCACAAATAAGTAATATAGAGTTTACGTGTCAATCAAAACGGAAAATATAAAAGTGATCTGATCCTTAATTATAATACCCGCCGAGTCCCATGGAAATAGCGCCGGCAGCGACTTCGGCGACTCCGGCAGTAAGGAcgatagaagaagaagcattgGCACCAGAGAGACCGGCGGCGAGTGCAAAAGGAACGGTTAAACCATCGGAGACACCGATGATGATGTCACGGACGATTTCTCGGGCGGTGAAGTGATTCTCGGTGTGATGATCAAGAAGTGATTGCTTCTCCGGTTCGATAGAGATCCTTGTACTCTCATCTTCCTCCGACGACATTGCTGAAtcgattctctctttctctctctctgtttttatttttttcttcaaagttGTGAAGTGTATGGAAACATGATAATGTGTTTTATATACGCAAAGAACGAGGGGAAAGATCATCNNNNNNNNNNNNNNNNNNNNNNNNNNNNNNNNNNNNNNNNNNNNNNNNNNNNNNNNNNNNNNNNNNNNNNNNNNNNNNNNNNNNNNNNNNNNNNNNNNNNNNNNNNNNNNNNNNNNNNNNNNNNNNNNNNNNNNNNNNNNNNNNNNNNNNNNNNNNNNNNNNNNNNNNNNNNNNNNNNNNNNNNNNNNNNNNNNNNNNNNNNNNNNNNNNNNNNNNNNNNNNNNNNNNNNNNNNNNNNNNNNNNNNNNNNNNNNNNNNNNNNNNNNNNNNNNNNNNNNNNNNNNNNNNNNNNNNNNNNNNNNNNNNNNNNNNNNNNNNNNNNNNNNNNNNNNNNNNNNNNNNNNNNNNNNNNNNNNNNNNNNNNNNNNNNNNNNNNNNNNNNNNNNNNNNNNNNNNNNNNNNNNNNNNNNNNNNNNNNNNNNNNNNNTAATACCCGCCGAGTCCCATGGAAATAGCGCCGGCAGCGACTTCGGCGACTCCGGCAGTAAGGAcgatagaagaagaagcattgGCACCAGAGAGACCGGCGGCGAGTGCAAAAGGAACGGTTAAACCATCGGAGACACCGATGATGATGTCACGGACGATTTCTCGGGCGGTGAAGTGATTCTCGGTGTGATGATCAAGAAGTGATTGCTTCTCCGGTTCGATAGAGATCCTTGTACTCTCATCTTCCTCCGACGACATTGCTGAAtcgattctctctttctctctctctgtttttatttttttcttcaaagttGTGAAGTGTATGGAAACATGATAATGTGTTTTATATACGCAAAGAACGAGGGGAAAGATCATcaaacggttttttttttctttttttttttataacatctATCATCAAAcggtttattttgtaatttggttttaaaagtttaaaactaccttttattttttcccatgtgttttcttttaatataataatttgtttattattaagtTATTATTGATTTGTTACCATTTTTAAGGAAGCTATAAAAGATAAGATTACTTAAAAAGGTGTTAAATCCCTTACAAATTAATGCAAAcacatttttgaagaataacCTTTGTTTTGTAAGTAGAAGTGTATAattcttataaatattattccaattcttatttaaaaaatatttgaaagctATTTTCTAGTATAATGAAGAGAAGATACATTGTTATAGGACATCAAATCTATCTAAGAGCATTCGCATACCTTATACGTATTtaccatttcattttttttcccaagtTTATTTTGATTTGAACATCAAAGGATCTTAAGATGATGACACCCTAGATCTATTCTTTGCTGCTCTCTAAACGACGGCCTTGATTCTACTCAATAACTAATTGAGTTAGTTGAACAATTATAACCGCTAAAGTCTTGTGTCCACGACTCCACATAGAAAATGCATACATGGCTTCATGTCGTGGACAAGCATGTGGCAAACACGCGCAATTTTATCTGAAGTTCTGATCAAATagttcaaaactcaaaactatttCCTCTTGTCTTATACAATCTTGTGTGGAAAACTCATAGGATCCTAATGGGTGAATAAAGTTTTATGAGAAAACAACAAATCTTGTATAGAGTNAAGAAAACTGAAACCGCAGGAAACCAGTGAATGGGCATCCACCACTCCTGGACTGAGTCCTTACGATGACATTTTCTATCTGTATCAGAATCTCTTGTTAGCTTATCCTGATTCAGACTCATACAGCGAAGCGTCTCAGGTTATCTTGANTACACACCCTTTCATGTATTTCTTCTTTCACTTCTGTGACCATCTATCAGATTATTTTAAACATTCAAAGTCCCATTTAATACATTTGTATTATCGGTTCAAATTAATAAAGAtcgaaaatgttaaaaaaagacaattcaaaattaaaaaaccaaagtaaaagatgaaaattgggttaaaaaaaaatcaaagtagaATATGAAAATTTGAAACATGACATTATCAGTACtttacatttttgtatttttcagaAGAACAAG
The sequence above is drawn from the Camelina sativa cultivar DH55 chromosome 4, Cs, whole genome shotgun sequence genome and encodes:
- the LOC104783442 gene encoding vacuolar iron transporter 1-like gives rise to the protein MSSEEDESTRISIEPEKQSLLDHHTENHFTAREIVRDIIIGVSDGLTVPFALAAGLSGANASSSIVLTAGVAEVAAGAISMGLEREKERIDSAMSSEEDESTRISIEPEKQSLLDHHTENHFTAREIVRDIIIGVSDGLTVPFALAAGLSGANASSSIVLTAGVAEVAAGAISMGLGGFELGLEKPDPKRALQSAFTIAIAYVLGGFIPLLPYMFIPQAMEAVVASVIITLFALFVFGYAKGHFTGSKPLRSAFETAFIGAIASAAAFGMAKAVQH